In a genomic window of Hippoglossus stenolepis isolate QCI-W04-F060 chromosome 15, HSTE1.2, whole genome shotgun sequence:
- the si:ch1073-224n8.1 gene encoding zinc finger protein 70 — MTSRRTGYAGSMDPSPSNSGSIHSGNRKQSIIDRTDSCYDRKADKAAYGAAQGNMTVTSLKSRLAPTIQTAMSAAVDTLLGEVVLVLNETQQELLHKEQENERLKVRLEVSERELKTLQECLSSAQKLIDQLQISYAGPQSIGQSVFAPSLSSMASLTSGLDRDHQNPRNVNGAGVDMGLGGSVDESLHGFEPRDDYKMCQLSIQPDGSVTNHALDSFTSNASHMCSDSSRPDERQPHGPGGPSRFEIKEEQGLASGSGQPGRKESDDGERSSHNIGDLNYVQVGEGGSQRSFTHPLRHQRPGRELSDALQQGGLDGHKALARTPGRGDSVSPGRADDSAGPSASDTVVDPALDRPHHCLECGKTFRLISSLKKHIRIHTGEKPYPCGVCGRRFRESGALKTHLRIHTGEKPYSCSECGNCFRHLDGLRKHRRTHTGEKPYVCAICGKRLSRLQHLKHHQLIHTGERPCCCPFCNRSFKEPAALRKHIRTHREEGGHLGIVANEDTDPDAIDDINNLHPAAPSPQMRFGEWGAEEDDSSVADCV, encoded by the exons ATGACTTCCAGGAGGACGGGCTATGCGGGCAGCATGGACCCCTCTCCATCCAACAGCGGCTCCATCCACAGTGGGAACCGCAAACAAAGCATAATCGACAGGACCGACTCCTGTTATGATCGCAAAGCCGACAAGGCTGCGTACGGGGCCGCGCAGGGCAACATGACCGTAACGTCGCTCAAGTCCCGCCTGGCCCCGACCATTCAGACTGCCATGTCCGCCGCGGTGGACACCCTGCTGGGCGAGGTGGTGCTCGTTCTCAACGAGACCCAACAGGAGCTGCTGCACAAGGAGCAGGAGAACGAGAGGCTGAAGGTGCGACTCGAGGTGTCGGAGAGGGAGCTGAAGACGCTGCAGGAGTGTCTGAGCAGCGCCCAGAAGCTCATCGACCAGCTGCAGATCTCGTACGCGGGCCCTCAGTCTATCGGTCAGTCCGTTTTCGCCCCATCTCTGTCTTCCATGGCTTCCCTGACCTCGGGTCTGGACCGGGACCACCAGAACCCCCGGAATGTGAACGGAGCCGGTGTCGACATGGGTCTCGGTGGCTCTGTGGATGAGTCGCTTCACGGGTTTGAGCCCAGAGATGACTACAAGATGTGCCAGCTATCAATCCAACCAGATGGCTCTGTGACCAACCACGCTCTGGACTCCTTCACGTCCAACGCATCTCATATGTGCTCCGATTCCAGCCGGCCAG ACGAGCGGCAGCCTCACGGACCAGGTGGACCATCAAGGTTTGAGATAAAAGAGGAGCAGGGACTAGCTTCAGGCTCCGGTCAGCCCGGCAGGAAGGAGTCCGACGACGGAGAGCGGTCGTCTCACAACATCGGTGACCTCAACTACGTTCAGGTTGGGGAGGGAGGTTCTCAGCGTTCATTTACTCACCCCCTGCGGCACCAAAGGCCTGGGCGAGAACTTAGTGATGCCTTGCAGCAGGGCGGACTCGATGGACACAAAGCTCTGGCCAGGACTCCTgggagaggagacagtgttTCACCTGGCAGGGCCGATGACTCAGCAGGACCTTCAGCCTCTGACACAGTAGTGGATCCCGCTCTAGATCGACCTCACCACTGTCTGGAGTGTGGAAAGACGTTCCGCTTGATCTCCAGCCTGAAGAAGCACATCCGCAtccacacaggagagaagccTTACCCGTGTGGGGTCTGTGGCCGCCGCTTCCGCGAGTCAGGCGCTCTCAAAACTCACCTGCGCATACACACGGGTGAGAAGCCGTACTCTTGCTCTGAGTGTGGGAACTGTTTCCGCCACTTGGACGGTTTGCGAAAACACCGGCGCACGCACACCGGAGAGAAGCCCTACGTGTGCGCCATCTGCGGGAAGCGCCTGAGCCGTCTGCAGCATCTCAAGCACCaccagctcatccacaccggaGAGAGGCCGTGCTGCTGCCCCTTCTGCAACCGCAGCTTCAAGGAGCCCGCGGCGCTGCGGAAACACATCCGCACGCACAGGGAGGAAGGCGGCCACTTGGGAATTGTTGCCAATGAAGACACAGACCCAGACGCCATAGATGACATAAACAACCTCCATCCAGCAGCTCCGTCCCCTCAGATGAGGTTCGGAGAGTGGGGGGCAGAGGAGGACGACAGCTCAGTTGCGGACTGTGTGTAG
- the LOC118122279 gene encoding LRRN4 C-terminal-like protein yields MLTASRVLPFPPVIVCLFFISGCSPLPTSSQVADTNPMGPLRPHGFSTKALRLSTEDYDELEDKVTTIVPRRGLTDVRPPQRCNYDPCLEGQISCSVLRESTKCSCPGHTLHNQAPEAPNLRSVSWNGSDVVIQWCAPYSYVTTYLVTVGDQQQQIFGKEKRSGGLGILENIAEVCVVAVNGIGSSPGSCMMYHPRDSSLPLTAGLIGGALGFLLLLLLAVLLWRHKRQRKQEASISMRDTADTQ; encoded by the coding sequence ATGTTGACTGCCAGCAGGGTCCTTCCTTTTCCCCCGGTGATCGTCTGCCTGTTTTTCATCAGCGGTTGCTCTCCCCTGCCAACGTCATCACAAGTCGCAGACACGAATCCCATGGGACCTCTGAGGCCACATGGGTTTTCCACCAAGGCCCTCAGACTTTCCACAGAAGATTACGACGAACTTGAGGACAAGGTAACCACCATCGTACCCAGAAGAGGTCTTACAGATGTAAGACCTCCTCAACGATGCAACTACGACCCCTGTCTTGAGGGTCAGATCTCCTGTTCTGTGCTTCGAGAATCCACCAAATGCTCGTGTCCGGGGCACACTTTACACAACCAGGCTCCAGAGGCTCCCAACTTAAGATCGGTGTCCTGGAATGGGTCAGACGTTGTGATTCAGTGGTGTGCACCTTATTCCTATGTCACAACGTATCTGGTGACAGTAGGGGaccaacagcagcagatctTTGGGAAGGAAAAAAGGAGTGGGGGGTTGGGCATCCTAGAAAACATTGCAGAGGTCTGTGTGGTTGCAGTGAACGGGATCGGATCCAGTCCAGGCTCATGTATGATGTACCACCCCAGAGACAGCAGTCTGCCCCTGACAGCAGGACTCATCGGAGGAGCGCTGggcttcctgctgctcctcttgttGGCCGTCTTGCTCTGGAGGCACAAGAGGCAAAGGAAACAGGAGGCCAGCATCTCCATGCGTGACACTGCTGATACGCAGTGA